Proteins encoded together in one Ptiloglossa arizonensis isolate GNS036 chromosome 9, iyPtiAriz1_principal, whole genome shotgun sequence window:
- the LOC143151660 gene encoding uncharacterized protein LOC143151660: METDTFHSLFYLRILKNDSQFQDMIMNYETAISLFIAFYSISNFGCCYSYVYDRSQIMTYTEPFVSSSQLPIAVKTPQALVIEETVPLSLNSEIVPDTYVQSRLIENPLTVEVSDLLPQPSQRMIVVNEPVQTTSYALNTYALPVDYAAQTPTSYTMAVEVPVAKQVDISPKPKDGFYQRLKGLTTHVDRVLVPACNDPVSHQC, translated from the exons ATGGAAACTGACACGTTTCATTCACTTTTTTATTTACGTATACTTAAAAATGAT TCTCAATTTCAAGATATGATCATGAATTATGAAACTGCGATCTCGCTTTTTATTGCTTTTTATTCGATCTCCAATTTCGGGTGTTGTTACAGCTATGTCTACGATAGATCTCAAATAATGACATATACTGAACCTTTCGTTTCGTCATCACAATTACCAATCGCGGTCAAG ACACCGCAAGCACTCGTAATAGAGGAGACGGTACCTTTATCGTTAAACTCTGAAATTGTTCCGGATACGTATGTACAGTCTCGCCTCATCGAAAATCCACTTACAGTGGAGGTTTCAGATCTTCTTCCACAGCCATCACAAAGGATGATCGTAGTAAACGAGCCTGTACAAACAACTTCTTACGCGTTGAATACTTATGCTCTTCCTGTCGATTACGCAGCACAGACTCCGACAAGTTATACCATGGCGGTTGAAGTTCCAGTTGCAAAACAAGT TGATATTTCTCCGAAACCTAAAGATGGGTTTTATCAACGATTAAAAGGACTTACAACCCATGTCGATAGAGTGCTCGTTCCTGCTTGCAACGATCCAGTATCGCATCAATGTTAa
- the A4 gene encoding apolipophorin-III-like protein, with translation MKTILAIVLAVTVLTEAKVAPSTTANTEVSPEVQLSELISQAQTNINNLGKQIQEQLNLPDQETIAKTVKEQSTKFVTNVQAYMTNITEQVKNKSPELERMWSDVKGKLSKVVEDISSGIPNAQPQVADLQAKFQQGVQVVLQESNNAAKSLNQHSGKIQEDLAKLAKQAVEIAVQATQNLNTNLQQVTAQKN, from the exons atgaaaactatTCTCGCGATCGTTCTAGCCGTCACGGTGCTAACGGAAGCTAAAGTTGCACCATCCACCACTGCTAACACCGAAGTGTCTCCCGAGGTTCAATTGAGCGAACTCATCAGCCAGGCTCAAACAAACATCAACAATCTGGGCAAACAAATCCAGGAACAGTTGAACCTCCCCGATCAAGAGACCATAGCCAAAACCGTCAAAGAACAGAGCACCAAATTTGTAACCAATGTCCAAGCCTACATGACGAACATTACCGAACAG GTGAAAAACAAGAGCCCTGAGTTGGAAAGAATGTGGAGTGACGTTAAAGGCAAACTGAGCAAGGTTGTGGAGGATATCAGCAGCGGGATCCCGAATGCTCAGCCACAGGTCGCCGATTTACAGGCCAAATTCCAGCAAGGAGTTCAAGTTGTGCTCCAAGAATCCAACAATGCCGCAAAATCTCTGAATCAACACTCTGGAAAGATTCAGGAGGACCTCGCCAAGCTCGCGAAACAGGCGGTCGAGATTGCCGTGCAGGCAACACAGAACCTGAACACCAATCTCCAGCAAGTTACGGCTCAGAAAAACTAA
- the LOC143151549 gene encoding uncharacterized protein LOC143151549: MKILLLLLFATSLMIMTNAREIFAKERKGILEKLSNVATSESATRTNRSKRINRGFEWMIQCVNILGQVDNFISDRTKSIVRKLHTMYNENDTDTYKNFNRRKRSFKI, from the exons ATGAAGATATTACTGCTACTGCTTTTCGCAACATCTTTG ATGATAATGACAAACGCTAGAGAGATATTTGCAAAGGAACGCAAAGGTATCCTAGAAAAATTGTCGAATGTCGCGACGAGTGAGTCGGCTACTCGTACAAATAgatcgaaaagaataaatagGGGATTCGAGTGGATGATTCAATGTGTCAACATCCTGGGACAAGTGGACAATTTCATTTCCGATAGGACAAAgagtatcgttcgaaaattgcACACAATGTACAATGAGAACGATACAGAtacgtataaaaattttaatcgacggAAACGTTCTTTCAAGATTTAG